GGCCCGGTCGTTGCGGAATATCTCATCCAATTTGTCGGCCACTTTCTTCGTAATGTGGGCGTTGATTTTCTTCACATTCGGATCGCCCTGCAGGTAGCTGCGGCTCACATTCAGCGGAATATCGGGGCTGTCTATCACACCATGCAGCAACATCAGAAATTCAGGCACGATGTCTTTTACTTCGTCCGTTACAAACACCTGATTGCTGTACAACTGAATCTTGTCTTTCTGTATTTCGTAGCTCTTCTTGATTTTGGGGAAATACAATACACCCGTGAGGTTGAACGGATAGTCTACGTTCAAATGAATCCAAAACAGCGGCGTTTCGCTAAAGGGTCCGTACAGCTCTTTGTAAAAGTTTTCGTAGTCATCTTTGCTCAGCTCACTGGGCTTGCGTACCCATGCAGGGTGCGTATTGTTGATGGGCTTCGCTTCTTCCACCACTTCGGCTTCTTCCACTTCACCCTCAGCCTTATCCTTAACCTCAGCCTTGTCCTCCTTCTTTGCATTCGCATCGCGGAAGAAAATAGGCACAGGCAAAAACTTACAGAACTTTTCGAGGATGCCTTTCAGGCGATATTCATCCAAAAACTCTTCGCTGTCTTTGTCTACATGCAGGCGTATTTCTGTACCCCGTTCAGTGCGTTCTGAAGTTTCTTCCAGTTGGTATTCGGGACTGCCATCGCATTCCCAACGTACGGCGGGTGCATCTTTCCAGCTCTTGGTAAAAACTTCCACTTTGTGGGCCACCATAAACGAGCTGTAAAAGCCCAAACCAAAATGCCCGATGATGCTGGCTTCGGCCTGGCCTTTGTATTTTGCCAAAAATTCTTCGGCACTGCTAAACGCCACCTGGTTCAGGTATTTGTCTACCTCTTCGCCGGTCATGCCAATGCCTTGGTCAATGATGCTAATGGTTTTGTTTTTGGCATCCAGCACCACTTCAATGCGGGGCTCGCCCAGTTCGCCGCTAAACTCGCCAACGCTGGCCAGCGTTTTCAGTTTGCGGGTGGCATCTACGGCGTTGCTCACCAGTTCACGAATAAAAATTTCATGATCGCTGTACAGGAATTTTTTAATGATCGGAAAGATGTTTTCCGAACTCACCCGAATGTTTCCGGTCGCCATATTGATACGTGTTTTATGTGAAAATGAAAGCCCGATCGGATCGGGAAAATTACCTGCACACACACGGCAAATTCGGTGCCCGCCTGCCTCTGCCTGACAAAGTTTCCCCTCCGCCCGAAAGGCTGTCAGTTTACCGCTACAGCCAGTGGGCTTGGGGTGACAAACTGCGTTGGCATTGATTTCTCTCTTTCCGACAATGAAGATGAGCTTGGGGCTGTCAGCCCCGCCAAAGGCGGGGTGCATGGCTCAGCTATCGTTCGCTCCCCCTGCAAGCTCCGCTTCGCTCCGGCCCCGACCGAAGCGTCGGGGGCTGGCCTCGTTCCTCGGCCACTTTCCGGGCAGCGCAGCCCATCAGCCGCAGTGCATCACCCAACAAAAAAACACACAAGCCCGAAGGGCTGACAGGATTGTAGAAAAAACAAACCCATGTGTTCCCAACCCCGAAGGGGTGACATTTTCAATGGCTAAAAATTATATCACCCCTTCGGGGTTTTGAGCACTACAACAACATTCCGGCTTTCTATAATCATCTCACCCCTTCGGGGTTGAAAACATTTAATCCAAAGCACCGTGAATGCGTTAATCGCTAAATGGATGAGTTTTCAAAATCAATAGCTTCTCAATTTCAATTTTCTGTCCCCACTCTTCATTCAATTGAGTCATCAATTCAATTTGTTTCATAAATAGCTGGCGTCTAAAATCCTGCGTCTCAATTCTGTTTTTCAGCTCAAAGTCACAAGCCATAGAAAAAGTAACACTTCTGAAAACTTTAAAAAGTAATTCATTGAGACTTTCAGTAACGAATCGTTCTAATTCTTCGCCACGTTCAACAACTACATAATGGTATCCTTTATCGCTTATCTCTATGTGAGGGTAAGCACCATCACGAGTGTGACCGTAAGAAGGTAAAAGATGGAATGGAGCATTTATCTTCTCTGCTAACCTGTCTACCAAAACTTGTATTTCAGCTAAAGTAATTTCCATTTGGTTTATGAATTCTTTTAGCAGCAACGTCTCTCGCAGA
The Phnomibacter ginsenosidimutans genome window above contains:
- the htpG gene encoding molecular chaperone HtpG, which codes for MATGNIRVSSENIFPIIKKFLYSDHEIFIRELVSNAVDATRKLKTLASVGEFSGELGEPRIEVVLDAKNKTISIIDQGIGMTGEEVDKYLNQVAFSSAEEFLAKYKGQAEASIIGHFGLGFYSSFMVAHKVEVFTKSWKDAPAVRWECDGSPEYQLEETSERTERGTEIRLHVDKDSEEFLDEYRLKGILEKFCKFLPVPIFFRDANAKKEDKAEVKDKAEGEVEEAEVVEEAKPINNTHPAWVRKPSELSKDDYENFYKELYGPFSETPLFWIHLNVDYPFNLTGVLYFPKIKKSYEIQKDKIQLYSNQVFVTDEVKDIVPEFLMLLHGVIDSPDIPLNVSRSYLQGDPNVKKINAHITKKVADKLDEIFRNDRADFESKWESLGLFVKYGMMTDDKFFDKAKNFLIMQDTNSGNFLTIEEYKKAVESLQVNKDKKTVVLYTSDEVQQDAFVKAAQGKGYYVVKLNDLIDPSWMGQMEAKLSDVQFVRVDSDIADNLIDKDEKNESVLTQEQSTSLIDWFKSKLTNPSAVVEVKGLSPDTAPVVATRPEWSRRMKDMAAISGGGGMMSFYANMPDEVNFTLNGNHPIHQQILQEGNEAKKEKLTQNLIDLALLSQGMLKGSDLTAFIHRSVELMDSKQAAPAEA
- a CDS encoding Imm63 family immunity protein, with translation MQATSPARDVALLGKNATQRPLRETLLLKEFINQMEITLAEIQVLVDRLAEKINAPFHLLPSYGHTRDGAYPHIEISDKGYHYVVVERGEELERFVTESLNELLFKVFRSVTFSMACDFELKNRIETQDFRRQLFMKQIELMTQLNEEWGQKIEIEKLLILKTHPFSD